Proteins from one Cryptomeria japonica chromosome 4, Sugi_1.0, whole genome shotgun sequence genomic window:
- the LOC131049077 gene encoding ubiquitin-conjugating enzyme E2 7-like, with the protein MSEIQASLLLRKQLKELSRNPVTGFSAGLVDDSNIFEWSVAIIGPPDTLYEGGFFNAIMSFPPDYPNNPPSVKFTSEMWHPNVYPDGRVCISILHAPGDDPNAYEHASERWSPVHTVETIMLSIISMLSSPNDESPANVDAAKEWRDQRGQFKKKVGRIVRLSQEM; encoded by the coding sequence ATGTCAGAAATCCAGGCGAGTCTTTTACTGAGGAAGCAATTGAAAGAACTATCTAGGAATCCAGTGACTGGATTCTCAGCAGGACTTGTGGACGATTCAAATATTTTTGAGTGGAGTGTAGCAATAATTGGTCCCCCAGATACGTTGTATGAAGGAGGTTTTTTCAATGCCATCATGAGTTTTCCACCGGACTACCCAAACAATCCTCCATCAGTGAAGTTTACATCAGAAATGTGGCACCCGAATGTTTATCCAGATGGACGTGTTTGCATATCTATTCTTCATGCACCAGGAGATGATCCAAATGCTTACGAACATGCTAGTGAAAGATGGTCACCTGTGCACACAGTGGAAACTATTATGTTGAGTATTATATCAATGTTATCTAGTCCTAATGATGAATCACCTGCAAACGTTGATGCAGCCAAAGAGTGGAGAGATCAAAGAGGTCAATTCAAGAAAAAAGTCGGCAGGATTGTTAGGCTGTCCCAAGAAATGTGA